Proteins found in one Fusarium keratoplasticum isolate Fu6.1 chromosome 12, whole genome shotgun sequence genomic segment:
- a CDS encoding MFS domain-containing protein: MDVSKETKDPEHVSANASAVDRDDSDSEHNGKKPVPLSMKILSVVVVSMIGFGGHWSSGVTGALKSTLKKKLHITNTQYAVLDTSENFIKTALILVSGILTDRYGGASTMLWGNAVFSIGAILVAAATTVRSYKFMIGGIVVQAFGDVATQVAQYKIFSSWFPPSSGFASTLAFELGIGKIGSFVGKATANVISKNLGDFSWAYWMAVFMNLFTNVATLFFWWFTRWCEKRYAGTRDPATGEKLTENNKKFEIGKMLRLPWTFWLVCLFSLFQTSTANIFSSNGTELAEQRFKISAVKAGWYSAMSQYLGFFFVPLVGIFVDLLGQRLTVMLVCGLGMLLSMCLAAWGPTVAGTAASFGIYAIASSFGPTVIIDSIRTSMWYQEVFGSGYAIKIAINNSMTIIVGVIAGAIQDRDNDSYKNVTVLYVTLAAGSVVVAAIMMIIGYMTDTIGFLQWSRKKRVNNGHIINTKKEEYESSERAEWHRKLGLINFGAVIVLILGSWAAYFWGLATGNHS; this comes from the exons ATGGATGTCTCAAAGGAAACCAAGGACCCCGAGCATGTCTCGGCCAATGCCTCTGCCGTCGACCGAGACGACAGCGACTCGGAGCACAATGGCAAGAAGCCTGTTCCTCTGAGCATGAAGATCCTCtcggtcgtcgtcgtcagtATGATTGGCTTTGGAGGTCATTGGAGCAGCGGAGTTACAGGAGCTCTGAAGAGTaccttgaagaag AAACTGCACATTACCAACACGCAGTATGCCGTTCTTGACACGAGTGAGAACTTCATCAAGACCGCTCTGATCCTCGTCAGCGGTATTCTCACAGACCGCTATGGAGGTGCAAGCACCATGCTCTGGGGCAACGCCGTCTTCAGCATcggcgccatcctcgtcgcaGCAGCCACCACAGTCCGAAGCTACAAGTTCATGATCGGCGGCATCGTCGTCCAAGCCTTTGGCGACGTAGCAACGCAAGTCGCCCAGTACaagatcttctcctcctggtTTCCCCCATCCTCCGGCTTCGCCTCTACTCTCGCGTTCGAACTGGGCATCGGCAAGATCGGTTCCTTCGTCGGAAAGGCCACGGCAAACGTCATTTCCAAGAACCTGGGCGACTTTAGCTGGGCTTACTGGATGGCTGTCTTTATGAACCTCTTCACTAACGTTgccaccctcttcttctggtgGTTCACCCGCTGGTGCGAGAAGCGCTATGCTGGAACTCGCGACCCGGCTACTGGAGAGAAGCTCACTGAGAACAACAAGAAGTTTGAGATTGGCAAGATGCTCCGTCTTCCTTGGACTTTCTGGCTCGTctgcttgttctccttgttcCAGACTTCGACAGCCAATATTTTCTCTTCCAACGGCACCGAACTCGCAGAACAACGCTTCAAGATCTCAGCTGTCAAGGCAGGATGGTACTCAGCCATGTCGCAATacctgggcttcttcttcgtaCCACTTGTCGGCATATtcgttgatcttcttggacAGCGTCTCACCGTCATGCTAGTATGCGGTCTGGGAATGCTCCTCTCAATGTGTCTCGCAGCTTGGGGCCCAACAGTCGCCGGAACAGCAGCCAGCTTTGGCATCTACGCTATTGCTTCTTCATTCGGTCctaccgtcatcatcgacagCATCCGTACCAGCATGTGGTATCAAGAAGTCTTTGGGTCCGGGTACGCCATCAAGAttgccatcaacaacagcatgACCATCATTGTCGGTGTCATCGCTGGCGCCATCCAGGACCGTGACAACGACAGCTACAAGAACGTCACGGTGCTATACGTGACTCTTGCAGCTGGTTcagttgttgttgctgccatcatgatgatTATTGGATACATGACCGACACCATAGGCTTCTTACAATGGAGCCGCAAGAAGAGAGTCAACAACGgccacatcatcaacaccaagaaggaggagtaCGAGTCCTCTGAGCGTGCTGAATGGCACCGCAAGCTTGGTCTCATCAACTTTGGAGCTGTCATTGTGCTTATTCTTGGTTCTTGGGCTGCTTACTTCTGGGGATTGGCAACTGGAAACCACTCCTAA
- a CDS encoding NACHT domain-containing protein, translating to MSSMASFDDPVTVDSDVDVEMIDRDDISNYNPEQILPESPENIQKIRAWLEPTSYDNVGGELRKHQAAHVVGTGVWLTSSSTYQEWLQGEEHGLLWIKGIPGSGKSVMAANLVNEIAVSNPGCPVLFFFFRQIIDANHEPKALLRDWLDQVLDYSPPLQKKLKTYLRRTIESISTEDMWKDLKMALENLPGKAFCIADALDEMDQGNNDFLSALGDLGSWRPKTVKVLITSRPVPTVEDPLRLTPCLHLRLEEKMVDADISKYVQYTLSNSAIPQSEWEVIMNAVPGRANGLFLYAKLAMDAFLEQGADINEVISRLPADLNVLYTDLLKEHARRSGVAEEIQHLILQAVTHASRPLRLLELAELIKVISPDGSTRDLKTTKSLIRDACGPLLEILVDETVSVIHHSFTEYLKGTTRSEDDPGYPILRRGSTHAALATSCLQYLQAGCLESVSLDQPQRYSGWQHEESDRPVGLESRLKHPFFEYAINNWAHHANRSESAGHDQAALNVEIGKLLGNDDNRRRWLRMEAPGYESLTLLHVAAKEGLVSYTKEVLKTSEVNALSQYHQTPLWMAAANGHADIIRVLAAAGADLYPQRPDQGEKPLVEAASKNHFEAVRAFLEAGVDPIPRTEPPEDDYSGFWYVPTQDTALECACNNGHLETVEVFLSFIDEIDTVHRALAWAAERGRWKVVARILQVPGVDVNNTLEGNTPLFHACSWPQDLKTTRVLLEAGADPNVKCKGTGADYTESVSASEMLNAPAPKFNCLHNICRWATTLDDYTAQGDPEILSTLFSLLVEAGVDVHQLTATGKTLLHRTAKSALMTRLLLDAGVDANIADNDGCTPLHVVENPDVMRLLIENGHASIEARTRSGQTPLLYMLDRSHNSSIFYEFGDAGKNTPTLDQLLEYNPDCKAVDHKGNGVLHLALQQRRFNRDRIRALLAAGADPNLKNQEGLAPLAYLDDFKSGVSELFDLLVDAGADIDAVDRNGATHLFRLFSDDDRLSPERFDHTIRHLVDRGASIFARDRKGRTLLHQVIKHHDVEDREQSESDMLARLDSLISRGLNLEAVDHYGNGLLHELALREENSDTEWRTRMMFLWEQLIERSLDVEAKNHAGRTPLHILCAPGDHRKNDDFDPRSFMPIDYVISRMKKVDCADLDGITPLHIAATGDEFYANRLLDAGADPKLATYEGMTPLHIAARCRESNMVGRLLDALRKRYGTTKPVTGVNAQTFDREEATPLFYACQSGRPETVALLLEAGADVKIGKPFEACIGFEGEDQLWKDPHPSTDVPENGKGVSAVKIKDTSRRVPNIHGLNGLTEQSAARLEEILDMLIKHSAEVYRIDGFDDGSFSIGQAIQREEHYLAACLKEVLTEHGRLKEPQHEHYIADWTKVLRPLTNEASVGIMTDLRLIEAGQSNFELVSFLLARRKYFLVERLAHMGATFLPNRDKDWGLRSNLSTLIRYGFSRLVDKIGTFEAESRLEKGDWHVFGDKTRPGLWNAEGGFFASKKRHDSMEPFIMEAVRRQLPNMDVVRLLVEKFGVDVNETSYPPVSARDIEKSSALHLVAFGRAWWHVHQALPYLLKAGADINIRNSNGQTPLFISLGGIDFRYLYGPYCIDATKMLIEAGADVNASDDKGTSCLALAHKDIDLIRLLKSHGATVTADALFAAILDGNLEGLEEFLSGEVDANMRRPKKPDGKQGRLSQDHHASWTSTVTEEHEYYPLMRCPRELGNKWIGRHGLAGQQRADEAFRMMQLLLDHGANPLARLRQVETSSESADAKYYVEVTVLHHILRNGLLVGPMLSVPGLDLNCRDSKGRTLLHAVCEGRQGADHGVVSRQEDEYRTDDTTIFKKLLSLGADLEARDDFSRNVLHHMIHDHDETKKFDQFQNSLAHVLDKAPNLMDQADGDGWTPLYYAIRQVGRRKDVRAAKALLSAGADPLVVAANGENLLHVLALYLEVEEILDLFEELVGRGLDVNKRNNMGDTPLFAFYSRADSKELFCGGKRRRYPQREDGMRSPQSPAYSPPYSPASPASPASPRPPRSPSSPTYSPILERKPQQLGITREREAVKMLQRVGADFFAKDAKGRGLLHVAASRSVRTFSDLMELGLDTMLEDDAQQTPLDVAAAFENESVLQLFEKDKKDGVREAKVARSPLPVPAYIEYDDMYKVADEWS from the exons ATGTCGTCCATGGCTAGCTTTGATGACCCTGTCACGGTTGACAGCGACGTTGATGTCGAGATGATTGATCGTGATGATATCAGCAACTACAACCCCGAGCAGATACTCCCAGAGTCTCCGGAAAACATCCAAAAGATACGTGCTTGGCTGGAGCCCACCTCGTACGACAATGTTGGCGGCGAGCTTCGCAAGCATCAAGCCGCTCATGTAGTTGGCACAGGTGTCTGGCTCACTTCGAGTAGCACATATCAGGAATGGCTACAGGGCGAAGAGCATGGACTGCTCTGGATCAAGGGCATTCCAGGATCTGGAAAGTCGGTCATGGCGGCCAATCTTGTCAACGAGATAGCCGTTTCCAACCCCGGATGTCCAGTTctattcttcttcttccgccaAATCATCGATGCCAATCATGAACCCAAAGCTCTGCTGCGGGACTGGCTGGACCAGGTGCTGGACTACAGTCCTCCCCttcagaagaagctgaagactTACTTGCGCCGGACCATTGAATCGATTTCAACGGAGGACATGTGGAAAGATCTTAAGATGGCGTTGGAAAATCTTCCTGGGAAGGCTTTTTGTATTGCTGATGCacttgacgagatggatcAAGGAAACAATGACTTTCTTTCCGCCCTGGGAGATCTCGGTTCGTGGCGGCCAAAAACAGTCAAGGTGTTGATCACCAGTCGCCCAGTGCCAACCGTCGAAGATCCCCTCAGATTAACTCCATGCCTTCATCTTcggctggaggagaagatggtcGATGCAGACATCTCGAAATACGTCCAGTACACACTatccaactcggccatcccCCAAAGCGAATGGGAAGTCATTATGAATGCGGTTCCTGGTCGAGCCAACGGCTTGTTTCTCTACGCTAAACTGGCAATGGATGCCTTTCTGGAGCAGGGTGCTGATATCAACGAAGTGATCTCACGGCTTCCCGCAGACTTGAACGTCCTGTACACGGATCTACTGAAGGAGCATGCTCGCAGATCTGGTGTAGCCGAGGAAATCCAGCACCTGATATTGCAAGCTGTTACCCACGCGAGCCGCCCTCTGCGATtgcttgagcttgctgaaCTAATCAAGGTCATAAGCCCTGATGGCTCTACACGAGATCTGAAAACAACAAAGAGCCTCATTCGAGATGCCTGTGGGCCACTCTTGGAGATCTTGGTGGATGAGACAGTTTCGGTCATTCATCATTCATTTACCGAGTACCTCAAGGGCACGACGCGGTCCGAAGACGACCCTGGATATCCCATTCTACGGAGGGGCTCAACCCATGCCGCACTTGCCACAAGTTGTCTACAATACCTGCAGGCAGGCTGTCTTGAGTCGGTCTCCCTAGACCAACCCCAACGGTATTCAGGCTGGCAACACGAGGAATCGGATCGACCTGTGGGCCTAGAATCGAGGTTGAAACATCCGTTTTTTGAGTACGCCATCAACAACTGGGCTCACCATGCCAACCGATCTGAATCTGCTGGACATGACCAAGCAGCGCTCAACGTGGAGATTGGCAAGTTGTTGGGTAATGACGACAACCGAAGGCGGTGGCTTCGAATGGAAGCCCCTGGCTATGAGTCCTTGACACTGCTCCATGTAGCGGCCAAGGAAGGGCTGGTCTCATATACAAAGGAAGTGCTTAAAACCTCCGAGGTGAATGCACTCAGCCAATATCACCAAACACCACT TTGGATGGCAGCTGCAAACGGGCATGCAGATATCATTCGTgtcttggctgctgctggggcaGACCTCTATCCTCAAAGACCTGATCAGGGGGAGAAGCCACTTGTCGAAGCAGCATCAAAAAACCACTTTGAGGCCGTGAGGGCATTTCTGGAGGCGGGAGTTGACCCTATTCCACGCACGGAACCACCGGAAGACGACTACTCTGGCTTCTGGTACGTTCCTACTCAAGATACAGCTCTTGAGTGTGCTTGTAACAACGGGCACCTGGAGACAGTCGAAGTGTTTCTTTCGTTCATCGACGAGATTGACACTGTTCACCGTGCTTTGGCTTGGGCTGCAGAGCGCGGCAGATGGAAAGTGGTTGCCAGGATTCTCCAGGTTCCTGGGGTTGATGTCAACAACACGCTCGAGGGCAACACACCGCTGTTCCACGCTTGCTCATGGCCTCAGGATCTCAAGACGACCAGAGTTCTTCTAGAGGCGGGAGCAGACCCAAACGTCAAGTGCAAAGGAACTGGAGCTGACTATACTGAGTCCGTTTCTGCCTCGGAGATGTTGAACGCGCCGGCGCCCAAGTTCAACTGCTTACACAACATTTGCCGCTGGGCAACCACTTTGGATGATTATACGGCACAAGGTGATCCTGAGATTTTGTCGACCCTTTTCTCGCTCCTAGTTGAAGCGGGTGTTGACGTGCATCAACTTACGGCAACGGGGAAGACTTTACTTCATCGCACAGCTAAATCGGCTCTTATGACCCGGTTACTTCTTGATGCTGGAGTTGATGCCAATATCGCCGATAACGATGGCTGTACGCCATTGCATGTTGTGGAAAATCCAGATGTCATGAGACTTCTCATCGAAAATGGCCACGCCAGCATCGAAGCTCGAACGAGATCTGGACAAACTCCTCTTCTCTACATGCTAGACAGGTCTCATAATTCAAGCATCTTTTATGAATTCGGCGATGCTGGCAAAAATACCCCAACCCTCGACCAACTTCTGGAATACAACCCCGACTGCAAGGCGGTTGACCACAAGGGCAACGGCGTGCTGCACCTTGCGCTACAACAACGGCGGTTCAACCGCGACAGGATCAGGGCTCTTCTGGCAGCAGGCGCTGATCCAAACCTCAAGAATCAGGAAGGCTTGGCCCCCTTAGCCTACTTGGATGACTTCAAGTCAGGCGTCTCAGAGCTCTTTGACCTTCTCGTTGACGCTGGCGCTGACATCGACGCCGTTGACCGAAATGGAGCGACTCACCTATTTCGCCTGTTTTCAGACGATGATAGGTTGAGCCCAGAGCGGTTTGATCACACAATCCGACATCTCGTTGATCGAGGCGCTTCTATTTTCGCCCGTGATCGAAAGGGCCGAACACTGCTCCATCAAGTCATTAAACATCATGACGTCGAAGATCGCGAACAGTCAGAGAGTGATATGTTGGCACGCCTCGACTCCTTGATCAGTCGtggcctcaacctcgaggctGTTGACCATTATGGAAacggccttcttcatgaGCTTGCTCTCCGCGAGGAAAATTCGGACACTGAGTGGCGTACGAGAATGATGTTTCTTTGGGAACAACTCATCGAACGAAGTCTGGACGTGGAGGCAAAGAACCATGCTGGGCGTACGCCGCTACACATCCTGTGCGCCCCTGGAGACCACCGCAAGAATGATGACTTTGACCCACGGAGTTTCATGCCCATCGACTATGTGATCTCGCGGATGAAGAAGGTCGACTGTGCAGACCTCGATGGCATTACCCCCTTGCACATTGCAGCCACAGGCGACGAGTTCTACGCCAACCGACTTTTGGATGCCGGTGCTGACCCCAAGTTAGCTACTTATGAAGGCATGACTCCTCTTCACATTGCTGCACGTTGCAGAGAGAGCAACATGGTTGGTCGTCTGCTCGACGCGCTTCGAAAAAGATACGGCACGACGAAGCCTGTGACAGGCGTCAACGCCCAAACGTTTGACAGAGAAGAGGCCACGCCACTCTTCTACGCTTGCCAGTCGGGAAGACCGGAAACAGTGGCCCTTTTGCTTGAGGCTGGTGCCGATGTCAAGATTGGAAAGCCCTTCGAAGCCTGCATTGGCTTTGAGGGTGAGGACCAACTGTGGAAGGACCCTCACCCGTCGACGGATGTCCCTGAGAACGGAAAGGGTGTCTCTGCTGTGAAAATCAAGGATACATCTCGCCGGGTGCCAAATATTCATGGATTAAATGGACTGACCGAACAAAGCGCGGCCAGGCTTGAGGAGATTCTTGACATGCTAATCAAACACAGCGCCGAGGTCTATCGAATCGATGGCTTTGATGACGGCAGCTTCTCCATTGGACAGGCTATCCAAAGGGAGGAGCATTATCTTGCTGCGTGCCTGAAGGAGGTGCTGACCGAGCATGGAAGGCTGAAGGAACCTCAACATGAACACTACATTGCAGACTGGACCAAGGTCTTGCGGCCCTTGACGAATGAAGCCTCAGTCGGGATCATGACGGATCTGAGACTTATAGAAGCAGGACAAAGCAATTTTGAGCTAGTGTCTTTCCTCCTGGCCCGAAGGAAGTACTTTCTCGTGGAAAGGCTTGCCCATATGGGAGCAACTTTCCTCCCGAACCGCGACAAGGACTGGGGCTTAAGATCTAACCTCTCGACTCTCATCCGCTACGGGTtttctcgtctcgtcgacaAGATCGGCACCTTCGAGGCAGAgtcgaggttggagaagGGAGATTGGCATGTGTTTGGTGACAAGACACGGCCTGGCCTTTGGAATGCAGAGGGAGGCTTCTTTGCATCTAAGAAACGCCATGACTCTATGGAACCCTTCATAATGGAGGCTGTCCGGAGACAACTGCCCAACATGGACGTGGTCCGGTTGTTGGTCGAAAAGTTTGGAGTCGATGTTAATGAAACGTCGTACCCTCCCGTATCGGCAAGGGATATTGAAAAGTCCTCGGCCCTTCATCTTGTCGCCTTTGGCCGAGCATGGTGGCACGTTCACCAAGCCTTGCCCTACCTGCTCAAAGCAGGTGCTGATATCAACATTCGCAACTCGAACGGGCAGACTCCGCTCTTCATATCTCTGGGAGGAATCGACTTCCGCTACCTCTATGGGCCATACTGCATAGATGCGACCAAGATGCTGATTGAGGCTGGCGCGGATGTCAACGCCTCCGACGACAAGGGAACCAGCTGCCTCGCCCTAGCCCACAAAGATATAGACCTGATCAGGCTCCTCAAATCTCACGGCGCAACTGTAACAGCGGATGCTTTGTTTGCCGCTATCCTGGACGGAAACCTTGAAGGCCTGGAGGAGTTCCTTTCGGGCGAAGTTGATGCAAACATGCGCCGGCCCAAGAAGCCAGATGGGAAACAAGGACGACTAAGTCAGGATCATCATGCCAGCTGGACATCGACAGTAACAGAGGAGCATGAATACTACCCTCTCATGCGCTGCCCCAGGGAGTTGGGCAACAAGTGGATCGGGCGGCATGGCCTCGCAGGTCAACAGAGAGCTGATGAAGCGTTTCGGATGATGCAGCTTCTACTGGATCATGGAGCAAACCCACTCGCAAGGCTCCGGCAAGTGGAAACGAGTTCCGAAAGCGCTGATGCCAAGTACTATGTCGAAGTGACGGTTCTGCATCACATTCTGCGAAATGGATTGCTGGTTGGACCGATGCTCAGCGTTCCGGGCTTGGATCTCAACTGCCGAGACAGTAAAGGCCGTACCCTACTCCACGCGGTATGCGAGGGCCGCCAGGGGGCCGACCACGGGGTAGTCTCCCGCCAGGAGGACGAGTATCGAACCGATGACACGACgatcttcaagaagctcctttCCCTCGGTGCCGACCTTGAGGCCCGGGATGATTTTAGTCGGAATGTCCTGCATCACATGATTCACGATCACGATGAAACGAAAAAGTTTGACCAGTTCCAAAATTCGCTTGCTCATGTTCTGGACAAAGCACCGAATCTCATGGACCAGGCAGACGGTGACGGTTGGACGCCGCTGTACTACGCAATCCGTCAGGTAGGTCGTAGAAAGGATGTTCGTGCAGCAAAGGCCCTCTTATCAGCTGGGGCCGATCCTTTGGTGGTTGCAGCAAACGGCGAGAACCTTCTGCACGTACTCGCTCTGTatcttgaggttgaggagataCTTGACCTGTTTGAGGAGTTGGTGGGAAGGGGGTTGGATGTGAACAAGCGAAACAACATGGGAGACACGCCATTGTTTGCATTCTACAGCCGTGCGGATAGTAAAGAGTTGTTCTGtggaggaaaaagaagaaggtaTCCGCAGAGGGAGGATGGGATGAGGTCTCCTCAGTCGCCTGCCTACTCACCCCCCTACTCACCTGCCTCACCCGCCTCGCCCGCATCACCTAGGCCGCCTAGGTCGCCCTCGTCGCCGACCTACTCGCCTATATTGGAGAGGAAGCCGCAACAACTCGGGATTACtagagaaagagaagcagTCAAGATGCTGCAGAGAGTAGGTGCCGACTTCTTtgccaaggacgccaaggGTCGAGGACTGCTGCACGTTGCTGCGAGCAGAAGCGTCAGGACCTTCAGTGATTTGATGGAACTGGGTCTGGACACGAtgctggaggatgatgcccAGCAGACGCCTCTTGATGTAGCAGCTGCTTTCGAGAATGAGAGTGTGCTACAGCTGTTTGAGAAGGATAAGAAGGACGGTGTGAGGGAGGCCAAAGTCGCTCGTTCTCCGTTACCGGTGCCGGCGTATATTGAGTATGACGATATGTATAAGGTTGCGGATGAATGGTCATGA